A genomic stretch from Oscillospiraceae bacterium includes:
- a CDS encoding 2,3-butanediol dehydrogenase, whose product MRAAMWYAKGDVRVVDVPEPRVKPGCVKIRVKWCGICGSDIGEYAAGPISIPVGVPHPITGDTAPVILGHELSGEVVEIGEGVSKFKVGDRVVTEATVACLQCPACLSGEFNLCETLGIHGISGGGGGFAEYTVFPEKFTHKIPDNLDYERAALVEPIAVGFHSLRVGGRFKTGMTAVVMGAGPIGLGVIECLKASGARKIIAVVRKSVRQEYAMRSGADHLIDPEEIPDIASAVKGLNGGLGADIAFETYGAAVGLELGLQSLKFDGTLVVISLWGENPPINAIEIVLREKHVIGSAIYHGNDFLSVLKMLEDGRIPAKGYITKRIYLDDIVKEGFETLLSEERKQHVKIIVTPDRSLL is encoded by the coding sequence ATGCGAGCAGCTATGTGGTATGCGAAGGGCGACGTGAGAGTCGTTGACGTACCGGAACCTCGGGTAAAACCAGGGTGCGTCAAGATTAGGGTGAAATGGTGTGGCATATGCGGTTCGGACATTGGTGAATACGCGGCTGGACCGATCAGTATCCCGGTGGGCGTGCCGCACCCGATTACCGGTGATACAGCGCCTGTCATTCTCGGTCACGAGCTTTCCGGAGAGGTTGTGGAGATCGGCGAAGGCGTGAGCAAGTTCAAGGTCGGCGACAGGGTCGTCACTGAGGCGACTGTGGCCTGTTTGCAATGTCCGGCTTGCCTGAGTGGTGAGTTCAACCTGTGCGAGACGCTTGGTATACACGGAATTTCCGGCGGCGGCGGTGGATTTGCCGAGTACACCGTATTCCCTGAGAAATTTACGCACAAAATCCCGGACAATCTGGACTATGAAAGAGCGGCGCTCGTGGAGCCCATCGCGGTGGGGTTTCACTCCCTGCGTGTCGGCGGACGATTCAAAACCGGCATGACTGCGGTGGTGATGGGAGCCGGTCCGATAGGTTTGGGCGTTATCGAGTGTTTGAAAGCGTCCGGTGCGAGGAAGATCATAGCTGTGGTGCGCAAATCTGTGCGCCAGGAGTACGCCATGCGTTCCGGTGCAGATCATCTCATAGACCCCGAGGAAATCCCCGATATCGCCTCCGCAGTGAAAGGACTCAACGGAGGCCTCGGCGCGGACATCGCCTTTGAGACATATGGCGCGGCTGTCGGTCTGGAGCTCGGCTTGCAGTCGCTGAAATTTGATGGCACTCTGGTGGTTATCAGCCTGTGGGGGGAAAATCCGCCGATCAACGCCATAGAAATCGTTTTGCGGGAAAAACACGTGATCGGTTCGGCCATCTATCACGGCAACGATTTCCTCAGTGTACTCAAGATGCTTGAAGACGGACGTATTCCTGCCAAAGGATATATAACGAAGAGGATATACCTTGATGATATTGTCAAAGAAGGGTTCGAAACGCTCCTGAGCGAGGAGCGCAAGCAGCATGTGAAGATCATTGTAACGCCGGATCGATCCTTGTTGTGA
- a CDS encoding molybdenum cofactor biosynthesis F family protein: MANDNSAPKEWKTMEAFKDDASHNLKEPVRDFAGRQLRFTFDEACGEAQLIEKVSPVEIDLNINDSDSVYTRGENTCKASITTFKSQEGLYYISVEILDSENEDVNIILNTNTNRAVAVPATARPMPVEGECRVVQRFLIGGLSGKVWTDFKPERTRELIGTRLYINYSPNMYYEHIYLNSERICWHNLRGEQFGHSACEPCDYFKMDENVYLMSWRELFIPCGAAYLLNFNNKIAMGKFIGWDQDGKISHSFSGGSIHILSQISYPKECEPK, from the coding sequence ATGGCAAACGATAACAGTGCGCCGAAGGAATGGAAAACCATGGAGGCTTTTAAGGATGATGCGTCGCATAATCTCAAAGAACCCGTACGGGATTTTGCGGGTCGGCAACTGAGATTTACATTTGATGAAGCCTGCGGCGAAGCACAGCTCATAGAAAAGGTGTCTCCGGTGGAAATTGACTTAAACATCAACGATTCCGATTCAGTATACACCCGCGGAGAGAATACCTGTAAGGCGTCTATTACCACGTTTAAAAGTCAGGAGGGTTTATACTACATAAGCGTGGAAATTCTGGACTCTGAAAATGAGGACGTCAACATCATCTTGAACACAAATACAAACCGCGCTGTCGCCGTTCCAGCTACGGCACGTCCTATGCCTGTGGAAGGTGAGTGTCGTGTTGTTCAGCGTTTTTTAATCGGAGGTCTTTCGGGCAAAGTGTGGACAGACTTTAAGCCTGAGCGAACTCGTGAACTCATCGGAACCAGACTGTATATCAATTACAGTCCGAATATGTATTACGAGCATATATATCTGAACAGCGAGAGAATCTGCTGGCACAACCTCAGAGGTGAGCAGTTCGGTCATTCTGCCTGCGAGCCCTGCGATTACTTTAAGATGGATGAAAATGTGTATCTTATGTCGTGGCGAGAACTGTTCATTCCATGCGGCGCGGCGTATTTGCTGAACTTCAACAACAAGATTGCAATGGGCAAATTCATCGGCTGGGATCAAGACGGAAAGATATCGCATTCGTTCTCGGGTGGAAGTATACACATACTTTCACAGATTTCTTATCCCAAGGAGTGTGAACCCAAATGA